In Bubalus bubalis isolate 160015118507 breed Murrah chromosome 3, NDDB_SH_1, whole genome shotgun sequence, a genomic segment contains:
- the CCR7 gene encoding C-C chemokine receptor type 7: MDLGKPMKNVLVVALLVIFQVCLCQDEVTDDYIGDNTTVDYTLYESVCFKKDVRNFKAWFLPIMYSIICFVGLLGNGLVMLTYIYFKRLKTMTDTYLLNLALADILFLLTLPFWAYSAAKSWVFGVHVCKLIFGIYKISFFSGMLLLLCISIDRYVAIVQAVSAHRHRARVLLISKLSCLGIWMLAIVLSTPEVMYSGIQKSSSEQALRCSLVTEHVEALITIQVAQMVVGFLIPLMAMSFCYLVIIRTLLQARNFERNKAIKVIIAVVVVFVAFQLPYNGVVLAQTVANFNITSGTSCELSKQLNIAYDVTYSLACVRCCVNPFLYAFIGVKFRSDLFKLFKDLGCLSQEQLRQWSSCRHTRRSSMSVEAETTTTFSP; this comes from the coding sequence GTGTGCCTCTGCCAAGATGAGGTCACAGACGATTACATCGGAGACAACACCACGGTGGACTACACGCTGTACGAGTCCGTGTGCTTCAAGAAGGACGTGCGGAACTTCAAAGCCTGGTTCCTCCCGATCATGTACTCCATCATTTGCTTCGTGGGCCTTCTGGGCAACGGGCTGGTCATGCTGACTTACATCTATTTCAAGAGGCTCAAGACCATGACTGATACGTACCTGCTCAACCTAGCCCTGGCAGACATTCTCTTCCTTCTGACCCTCCCCTTCTGGGCATACAGCGCAGCCAAGTCCTGGGTCTTTGGGGTCCATGTTTGCAAGCTCATCTTTGGCATCTACAAGATAAGCTTCTTCAGTGGCATGCTCCTGCTGCTATGCATCAGCATCGACCGCTACGTCGCCATCGTCCAGGCCGTCTCGGCCCACCGCCACCGTGCCCGCGTCCTTCTCATCAGCAAGCTCTCCTGCCTGGGCATCTGGATGCTGGCCATAGTGCTCTCCACCCCAGAGGTGATGTACAGCGGGATCCAGAAGAGCAGCAGCGAGCAGGCACTGCGGTGCTCCCTCGTCACCGAGCACGTGGAGGCCTTGATCACCATCCAGGTGGCCCAGATGGTGGTAGGCTTCCTGATCCCCCTGATGGCCATGAGCTTCTGCTACCTCGTCATCATCCGCACCCTGCTCCAGGCACGCAACTTCGAGCGCAACAAGGCCATCAAGGTGATCATTGCCGTGGTCGTGGTCTTCGTAGCCTTCCAGCTGCCCTACAACGGTGTGGTTCTGGCCCAGACAGTGGCCAACTTCAACATCACCAGTGGCACCAGCTGCGAGCTCAGCAAGCAACTCAACATCGCCTACGATGTCACCTACAGCCTGGCCTGCGTCCGCTGCTGCGTCAACCCTTTCTTGTACGCCTTCATCGGTGTCAAGTTCCGCAGCGACCTCTTCAAGCTCTTCAAGGACCTGGGCTGCCTCAGCCAGGAGCAGCTCCGGCAGTGGTCTTCCTGCCGGCACACCCGGCGGTCCTCCATGAGCGTGGAGGCTGAGACCACCACCACCTTCTCCCCGTAG